Proteins encoded within one genomic window of Chitinophaga parva:
- the carB gene encoding carbamoyl-phosphate synthase large subunit, which yields MPKDSSVKSVLIIGSGPIVIGQACEFDYSGSQAARSLREEGVKVILINSNPATIMTDPMMADRVYLLPLTVESIEQILEENQIDAVLPTMGGQTALNLCKEADELGIWEKYNVQLIGVDIKAINKAEDRELFRQWMIEMGIPVATAKTANSFLEGKEFAQEIGFPLVIRPSFTLGGTGGGFVHAQKDLDEALNRGLQASPIHEVLVEKAVLGWKEFELELLRDKNNNVVIICTVENFDPMGVHTGDSITVAPAMTLSDTAFQEMRNQAIRMMRDLGNFAGGCNVQFALNPETEELIAIEINPRVSRSSALASKATGYPIAKIAAKLAIGYTLDELKNQITQTTSAYFEPALDYVIVKMPRWNFDKFKGADQTLGLQMKSVGEVMAIGRTFPEALQKACQSLENDAVGLGYYGKSLLTTEQLSERLKTPTWDRVFRIKDALMQGMSVKHIYQQTFIDRWFLHQINDIVLLEKQLGEHDLASVPDEMLKEAKHMGFSDAQLALIFGNCEEDEVYEKRKALGITRTYKMVDTCSAEFQAKTPYFYSTFDTENESIRSDKKKIIVLGSGPNRIGQGIEFDYCCTHGLQAIQECGFEAIMVNCNPETVSTDFDMADKLYFEPVFWENLWEIIELEKPEGVIVQLGGQTALKLARRLEEKGVRIIGTSFDSMDIAEDRGRFSDLLKALDIPYPQYGTAYTTDEAIEVAKEVGYPVLVRPSYVLGGQRMRIVINEEELENSVLSLLKHLPGNKILIDHFLDRCQEAEIDAIFDGENFHVMGVMEHIEPAGIHSGDSNAVLPAFNLSPMEVTTMEVYAEKIARALNIKGLINIQFAIKSGKVSVIEANPRASRTTPFIAKAYQVPYLNIATKIMMGTHTLKDFKIEKKLKGFAIKEPVFSFNKFPGVNKELGPEMKSTGEAIRFIKDLRDPYFRTLYKEKSMYLSK from the coding sequence ATGCCTAAAGACTCATCTGTTAAATCTGTGCTTATCATTGGTTCTGGACCTATCGTAATTGGCCAGGCTTGTGAATTTGACTATTCCGGATCCCAGGCGGCCCGCTCCCTTCGCGAAGAAGGCGTAAAAGTGATCCTGATCAATTCCAACCCCGCAACTATTATGACAGACCCGATGATGGCAGACAGGGTATACCTGCTGCCACTCACGGTGGAAAGCATCGAACAGATCCTGGAAGAAAACCAGATAGATGCAGTGTTGCCTACCATGGGCGGCCAGACAGCCCTCAATCTCTGTAAAGAAGCAGACGAGTTGGGCATTTGGGAAAAATACAATGTGCAGCTGATCGGGGTAGACATTAAAGCCATCAACAAAGCAGAAGACCGCGAACTGTTTCGCCAGTGGATGATAGAAATGGGCATCCCGGTAGCTACTGCAAAAACAGCCAACTCCTTCCTTGAGGGTAAAGAATTTGCCCAGGAAATTGGGTTCCCGCTCGTGATCCGCCCCAGCTTTACCCTGGGTGGTACCGGCGGCGGTTTTGTACACGCACAGAAAGACCTGGACGAGGCCCTGAACCGCGGCCTGCAGGCATCCCCCATCCATGAAGTACTGGTAGAAAAAGCCGTACTGGGTTGGAAAGAATTTGAACTGGAACTGCTGCGCGATAAGAATAACAACGTGGTGATCATCTGTACCGTGGAGAACTTTGACCCCATGGGCGTGCACACCGGCGACTCCATTACCGTGGCCCCGGCCATGACCCTGAGCGATACCGCTTTCCAGGAAATGCGTAACCAGGCCATCCGCATGATGCGCGACCTGGGCAACTTTGCCGGCGGCTGTAACGTGCAGTTTGCCCTCAATCCTGAGACCGAAGAGCTGATCGCCATCGAGATCAATCCCCGCGTGAGCCGCTCTTCCGCCCTGGCCTCCAAAGCCACGGGTTACCCCATCGCCAAGATTGCCGCTAAACTGGCCATCGGCTACACCCTGGATGAACTGAAGAACCAGATCACCCAGACCACTTCCGCTTACTTTGAGCCTGCGCTGGATTACGTGATCGTAAAAATGCCGCGCTGGAACTTCGATAAATTTAAAGGTGCAGACCAGACCCTGGGCCTGCAGATGAAGTCTGTAGGTGAAGTAATGGCCATCGGCCGCACTTTCCCCGAGGCCCTGCAGAAGGCCTGCCAGAGCCTGGAAAACGATGCAGTGGGCCTGGGCTACTACGGTAAGTCCCTGCTCACCACCGAGCAGCTTTCCGAGCGCCTGAAAACGCCCACCTGGGACCGCGTTTTCCGCATCAAGGACGCCCTCATGCAGGGAATGTCCGTGAAGCACATCTACCAGCAAACCTTCATTGACCGCTGGTTCCTGCACCAGATCAATGACATTGTACTGTTGGAAAAACAGCTGGGTGAACATGACCTGGCCTCCGTGCCGGATGAAATGCTGAAGGAAGCCAAACACATGGGCTTCTCCGATGCACAGCTGGCCCTCATTTTTGGCAACTGTGAAGAAGACGAGGTATACGAAAAGCGGAAGGCGCTGGGCATTACCCGCACTTACAAAATGGTAGATACCTGCTCCGCAGAATTCCAGGCTAAAACACCTTACTTCTACTCCACCTTCGATACCGAGAACGAAAGCATCCGCTCCGACAAGAAAAAGATCATCGTGCTGGGTTCCGGACCTAACAGGATTGGCCAGGGTATTGAGTTCGACTACTGCTGCACCCACGGCCTGCAGGCCATCCAGGAGTGCGGTTTTGAAGCCATCATGGTAAACTGTAACCCCGAGACCGTATCCACCGACTTTGACATGGCGGATAAGCTCTACTTTGAGCCCGTGTTCTGGGAAAACCTCTGGGAGATCATTGAACTGGAAAAACCGGAAGGCGTGATCGTACAGCTGGGCGGGCAAACCGCGCTGAAACTGGCCCGCCGCCTGGAGGAAAAAGGCGTCAGGATCATCGGCACCAGCTTTGACAGCATGGACATTGCCGAAGACCGTGGCCGCTTCTCCGACCTGCTGAAAGCACTGGACATTCCCTACCCGCAATACGGTACTGCCTACACCACGGACGAAGCCATTGAAGTGGCCAAGGAAGTAGGTTACCCCGTGCTGGTGCGCCCCTCTTACGTACTGGGTGGCCAGCGCATGCGCATCGTGATCAACGAAGAAGAACTGGAGAACTCTGTACTCAGCCTGCTGAAGCACCTGCCCGGCAATAAGATACTGATTGACCACTTCCTGGACCGCTGCCAGGAGGCCGAGATAGACGCGATCTTTGACGGGGAGAACTTCCACGTGATGGGGGTGATGGAACATATTGAGCCCGCCGGCATCCACAGTGGCGACAGTAACGCCGTGCTGCCTGCCTTTAACCTGAGCCCCATGGAAGTAACCACCATGGAAGTGTATGCAGAAAAGATTGCCCGCGCACTGAATATCAAAGGCCTCATCAACATACAGTTTGCCATTAAGAGCGGCAAAGTAAGCGTGATCGAAGCCAATCCGCGTGCCTCCCGCACCACGCCCTTCATCGCCAAGGCTTACCAGGTGCCTTACCTGAACATTGCCACCAAGATCATGATGGGCACCCACACGCTGAAGGACTTTAAGATCGAGAAGAAACTGAAAGGCTTTGCCATCAAGGAACCGGTGTTCTCCTTCAATAAGTTCCCCGGTGTGAACAAGGAACTGGGCCCCGAAATGAAGTCAACCGGTGAAGCCATCCGCTTTATCAAGGACCTGAGAGATCCTTACTTCAGAACCCTCTACAAAGAGAAGAGCATGTATCTCAGCAAATAA
- a CDS encoding helix-turn-helix domain-containing protein has translation MGKRLKQILNDKHIKIVDFAKKAGFTNQIAHYYLRKKDIKRTTLERFCKVIGITVQDFMQWEGSVQPDGVLHYGQRFRQLVSEKGINKTRVADLLGITRREAAALAEKPMFSESEMETVLKGLKISIEHFLNPDVVDDKPPPPRDQLLRERYYRLLEEHTALLKEVAAYKEEVRLLQESLEKLQASRLGRK, from the coding sequence ATGGGAAAACGACTTAAGCAGATCCTGAACGATAAGCATATCAAGATCGTGGATTTTGCAAAGAAAGCCGGTTTCACCAACCAGATTGCACACTATTACCTGCGGAAGAAAGACATCAAACGCACCACGCTGGAGCGCTTCTGCAAAGTGATCGGCATTACAGTGCAGGACTTTATGCAGTGGGAGGGCAGTGTACAGCCGGACGGGGTGCTGCATTACGGGCAGCGCTTCCGGCAACTGGTCAGTGAAAAGGGTATCAATAAAACGCGGGTGGCAGACCTCCTGGGCATTACCCGGCGCGAAGCCGCCGCACTGGCAGAGAAGCCCATGTTTTCCGAAAGTGAAATGGAAACCGTACTGAAGGGCCTCAAGATCTCTATAGAACATTTCCTGAACCCTGATGTGGTGGATGATAAGCCCCCGCCACCCCGGGACCAGTTGCTGCGGGAGCGTTATTACCGCTTACTGGAAGAACATACCGCTTTATTAAAGGAAGTGGCGGCATATAAAGAAGAGGTAAGGCTGCTGCAGGAATCACTGGAGAAGTTGCAGGCCTCCCGGTTAGGCCGGAAATAA
- a CDS encoding ComEC/Rec2 family competence protein, whose translation MQLFVTTFCKKAPFVRLLLPWILGLLWQWHFPGMHGYQVFTAVLLCALLLGFRYLPLSRQYFLAPLQGLFLFVLVIQTASYVAWRNDVRNNAGWFGRNAPAPLQLVIDAPVQQRPYGFRTTARVVAQYTTQGWQPACGEVQLYAKPAASLHPGDRLVCTDSLQRIQNSGNPGAFDIAGYMAGQHIFHQVWLTPAHTWVVGRTPMPLWQRILAACRQYCVRTFQRYVPSPREAGLAEALLIGYKDDLDKLLVQDYTQAGVVHIIAISGMHLLLLYEALLWLLQALPEKRWSRAVKAALMLAVLWGFALLTGGAASVLRATLMYTFITVERLVVQRYTNRYNLLAASAFLLLCYQPRLLLDVGFQLSYLAVLSLMLFQRGIARLYVPNSRAGRFAWNMTTATLAAQVLTVPVSIYYFHQFPNFFLLANLVAIALSELAMYACILLLAVGWVPLLARATGYALYGLLYAMNTWVQWIGHLPYAVSNGLYLGGWEVALLYAGLLAVATWLLLQYRQAFRWALVCVAMVALLHVARLWQAGRQQLMVVYNIRRHTAIDLVQGRHVTFAGDTDLLQGGGLQQYLLPARLPLQITGQQNLAPAQLVSFAGHRLVIVNAPLPDIWPVKKCKTDYILLSHDPQVDIRQLLQHFDAGRFIFDASCSPAKIRKWKSDCEALTLRFFSVPEQGAFIQNF comes from the coding sequence GTGCAATTGTTTGTAACTACGTTCTGCAAGAAAGCGCCTTTTGTGCGCCTGCTGCTGCCCTGGATACTGGGCCTGCTGTGGCAATGGCATTTCCCCGGAATGCACGGCTACCAGGTGTTTACGGCGGTGTTGCTTTGTGCGCTGCTCCTGGGCTTCCGCTATCTTCCTTTATCAAGACAGTATTTCCTGGCGCCCCTGCAAGGCCTGTTTTTATTCGTGCTGGTAATACAAACGGCATCGTATGTAGCGTGGCGCAATGATGTGCGGAACAATGCAGGTTGGTTTGGGCGCAATGCACCCGCGCCTTTGCAACTTGTGATAGATGCACCGGTGCAGCAAAGGCCCTATGGTTTCCGTACCACGGCCCGCGTGGTGGCGCAGTACACCACGCAAGGCTGGCAGCCGGCCTGCGGGGAAGTGCAACTATATGCCAAACCCGCTGCCAGCCTGCATCCTGGCGACAGGCTGGTGTGCACAGACAGTTTACAGCGCATACAAAACAGTGGTAATCCCGGTGCTTTTGATATAGCCGGCTACATGGCCGGGCAGCATATTTTCCACCAGGTGTGGCTCACGCCTGCGCATACATGGGTGGTGGGCAGAACGCCAATGCCGCTGTGGCAGCGCATCCTGGCGGCCTGCCGCCAGTACTGTGTGCGCACATTCCAGCGCTATGTGCCATCCCCACGCGAGGCTGGCCTCGCGGAAGCGCTGCTCATCGGGTACAAGGATGACCTGGACAAGCTGCTGGTACAGGACTACACGCAAGCGGGCGTGGTGCATATCATTGCTATATCAGGTATGCATTTGTTGTTGCTTTATGAAGCGCTGCTTTGGCTGTTGCAGGCATTGCCGGAAAAGCGTTGGTCCAGGGCCGTGAAGGCTGCGCTGATGCTGGCCGTGCTGTGGGGCTTTGCGTTGCTTACCGGTGGTGCTGCGTCTGTACTGAGGGCTACGTTGATGTACACCTTCATCACCGTGGAGCGGCTGGTAGTGCAGCGCTATACGAACCGTTATAATTTACTGGCAGCATCGGCCTTCCTGTTATTGTGCTATCAGCCAAGGCTCCTGCTGGACGTGGGTTTCCAGCTGTCTTACCTGGCGGTGCTGAGCTTAATGTTGTTCCAGCGAGGTATAGCCCGCCTGTATGTGCCCAATTCCCGTGCAGGGCGTTTTGCGTGGAATATGACCACCGCTACCTTGGCGGCGCAGGTACTTACGGTACCGGTAAGCATCTATTACTTTCACCAGTTCCCTAATTTTTTCCTGCTGGCAAACCTGGTAGCCATTGCCTTGTCAGAGCTGGCTATGTACGCATGCATCCTGTTGCTGGCGGTAGGCTGGGTGCCGCTGCTGGCGCGGGCTACAGGCTATGCGCTGTATGGATTGCTATACGCCATGAACACCTGGGTGCAATGGATAGGCCACCTGCCTTATGCGGTAAGTAATGGATTGTACCTGGGCGGGTGGGAAGTAGCGCTGTTGTATGCCGGTCTGCTGGCAGTGGCCACCTGGCTGCTGCTGCAATACCGGCAAGCATTCCGCTGGGCGCTGGTTTGCGTGGCCATGGTAGCACTGCTGCATGTGGCCCGGCTATGGCAGGCGGGCCGGCAACAGCTGATGGTGGTGTATAATATCCGCCGGCACACGGCCATAGACCTGGTGCAGGGCCGGCACGTAACCTTTGCAGGCGATACGGACCTGCTACAAGGCGGCGGTTTGCAGCAATACCTGTTGCCTGCGCGGCTGCCTTTGCAGATTACCGGGCAGCAAAACCTGGCCCCGGCACAACTCGTCTCTTTTGCCGGCCACCGCCTGGTGATCGTGAATGCCCCGCTGCCAGACATATGGCCGGTAAAAAAATGTAAGACGGATTACATTTTGCTGTCACATGATCCGCAAGTGGATATCAGGCAGTTGTTACAGCACTTTGATGCGGGCCGCTTTATTTTCGATGCATCGTGCAGCCCGGCTAAAATCAGGAAGTGGAAAAGTGACTGTGAGGCGCTAACTTTGCGTTTCTTCTCGGTTCCGGAGCAAGGAGCCTTCATTCAAAATTTCTAA
- a CDS encoding DeoR/GlpR family DNA-binding transcription regulator yields MLKEERLDYILKKLQTDHKVLHAELSNDLHVSEDTVRRDLEVLEKSGLLIKVRGGAIPHSPNPYSFKERAVRHEEDKRTMAQKALSFLHDGQTVILDGGTSTLMLVKMFPPNLHLRVITNNIPIALQLVDHPSVEVILTGGRVIKNSQVTGGMDTIRQFQRMRAEICFMGICSLHPQAGVTGTDMEEAEVKASMVTASNKVIALATADKMGTAETFKVCDISALNMIITDEPDIPLTRPYKDLGIEVI; encoded by the coding sequence ATGCTGAAAGAAGAACGGTTAGACTACATTTTAAAGAAGTTGCAGACCGACCACAAGGTCCTGCATGCCGAACTTAGTAACGACTTACACGTTTCTGAAGATACGGTACGCCGTGATCTGGAAGTACTGGAAAAAAGCGGCCTCCTTATTAAAGTAAGAGGCGGCGCCATCCCACATTCCCCCAATCCCTACTCTTTTAAAGAACGCGCGGTACGCCATGAGGAAGATAAACGCACCATGGCGCAAAAGGCGTTATCTTTCCTGCACGATGGGCAAACGGTGATCCTCGATGGTGGTACCTCCACCCTGATGCTGGTAAAGATGTTCCCGCCCAACCTGCACCTGCGCGTCATTACCAATAACATCCCCATTGCCCTGCAACTGGTAGACCATCCCTCCGTAGAGGTGATCCTTACCGGTGGCCGGGTCATTAAGAACTCACAGGTGACAGGCGGTATGGATACCATCCGCCAGTTTCAACGTATGAGGGCAGAGATTTGTTTTATGGGCATCTGCAGCCTGCACCCGCAGGCCGGCGTTACCGGTACCGACATGGAGGAAGCGGAAGTGAAAGCCAGCATGGTTACCGCCTCCAACAAGGTGATAGCCCTGGCCACTGCCGATAAGATGGGTACCGCTGAGACCTTTAAAGTGTGTGACATCAGTGCGCTGAACATGATCATCACCGATGAACCGGATATCCCGCTGACACGTCCTTACAAGGACCTGGGCATTGAAGTTATCTAA
- a CDS encoding MFS transporter encodes MIGSISSTPARAARIAVSALFFLQGLCFASWASRIPALQQSLRLDEAQLGSILFALPIGAMVSIPVAGWLVARYGSKVCVISGAACYAVVLSSIGLAQTPWQLGLALVLFGCASNITNIAMNTQAVSVEAEYGRPVMASFHGYWSLAGFAGAAIGWGMSKLEWSPFRHFACITVMDILTLLVVSRFVMQQDVVARRTRTRFTWPGKMLLMLGLMAFCAAICEGTMDDWSGVYFKKVVLVSALLDGAGYVAFKGASAAARLAADFFTARFGRTQILQACGILTAGGYLMVICLPYFITATLGCLLVGAGVSIIVPLINSAAGRSTQLHTGLALATVSTIGNMGFLIGPPLIGFVAKYNGLQIAFIIIALLGACITVLASRVKT; translated from the coding sequence TTGATCGGGAGCATTTCATCTACGCCGGCGCGGGCAGCCAGAATTGCCGTCAGTGCCTTGTTCTTTCTGCAGGGGCTGTGCTTTGCCAGCTGGGCATCCCGCATCCCTGCATTGCAACAGTCGCTAAGGCTGGATGAAGCCCAGCTGGGCAGCATTCTCTTTGCCTTGCCCATTGGCGCCATGGTATCCATCCCCGTAGCGGGATGGCTGGTGGCGCGCTATGGCAGCAAAGTGTGTGTGATCAGCGGAGCCGCGTGTTACGCGGTGGTGCTGAGCAGTATAGGATTGGCGCAAACGCCCTGGCAGCTTGGGTTAGCGCTGGTGCTCTTTGGTTGCGCCAGTAATATTACCAACATTGCCATGAATACACAGGCCGTGTCTGTAGAAGCAGAATATGGCCGCCCGGTGATGGCATCCTTTCATGGATACTGGAGCCTGGCAGGTTTTGCCGGTGCTGCTATCGGCTGGGGAATGTCTAAACTGGAGTGGTCGCCCTTCCGGCACTTTGCCTGTATAACGGTCATGGATATACTCACTTTGCTGGTGGTAAGCCGCTTTGTGATGCAGCAGGATGTGGTGGCCCGGCGTACCCGCACCCGCTTTACCTGGCCAGGTAAAATGTTGCTCATGCTGGGATTGATGGCCTTTTGCGCCGCCATCTGCGAAGGCACGATGGACGACTGGAGCGGGGTATATTTCAAGAAAGTAGTATTGGTATCCGCCCTGCTGGATGGCGCGGGTTACGTGGCCTTCAAAGGAGCCAGTGCAGCAGCCAGGCTGGCAGCAGATTTTTTCACCGCCCGTTTTGGGCGCACCCAGATCCTGCAGGCCTGTGGTATACTCACTGCCGGCGGGTACCTGATGGTGATCTGCCTGCCTTATTTTATCACGGCCACCCTGGGTTGTTTGCTGGTAGGAGCGGGGGTATCCATCATCGTGCCGCTGATCAATAGTGCTGCCGGGCGCTCCACCCAATTGCATACCGGGCTGGCACTGGCCACGGTAAGCACCATCGGTAACATGGGGTTTCTCATAGGCCCGCCCCTGATCGGTTTTGTGGCTAAGTACAACGGCTTGCAGATTGCATTTATCATTATTGCCCTGCTGGGCGCCTGCATTACGGTGCTGGCATCAAGGGTTAAGACATAA
- a CDS encoding RNA polymerase sigma factor, whose amino-acid sequence MKFIQQHTLTTTDDASLIREYKTTGSLEYLSVLYQRYMPLVYGVCLKYMDEASAQDAVMAIFEELVSKLKQHEVQNFKSWLHVLSRNHCLMKLRAMKSRQGLEVPMIAGSFMEMGENPHHDGEYQLEDHLQSMEKCMERLPAEQKRSVDLFYLQEKSYREVAEITGFEMNKVKSYIQNGKRNLKICMEQHG is encoded by the coding sequence ATGAAGTTCATACAGCAACATACCCTCACCACTACAGACGATGCCTCGCTGATCCGGGAGTACAAAACCACCGGATCACTTGAATATTTGTCCGTACTCTACCAGCGCTATATGCCGCTGGTGTATGGGGTATGCCTGAAATATATGGATGAGGCCTCCGCCCAGGATGCGGTGATGGCCATTTTTGAAGAACTGGTATCCAAACTGAAGCAGCACGAAGTACAAAATTTCAAAAGCTGGCTGCACGTGCTGAGCCGTAACCACTGCCTGATGAAACTGCGGGCCATGAAGAGCCGGCAAGGCCTGGAAGTGCCCATGATAGCCGGCAGTTTTATGGAAATGGGCGAAAACCCACATCATGACGGTGAATACCAGCTGGAAGATCACCTGCAATCCATGGAAAAATGCATGGAACGCCTGCCTGCTGAACAAAAGCGCAGCGTGGACCTGTTTTATCTCCAGGAAAAAAGCTACCGCGAAGTGGCAGAGATCACCGGCTTTGAAATGAATAAAGTGAAAAGCTATATTCAGAACGGGAAACGCAATCTCAAAATCTGCATGGAACAGCATGGATAA
- the purH gene encoding bifunctional phosphoribosylaminoimidazolecarboxamide formyltransferase/IMP cyclohydrolase yields MQKQIKSALISVFYKDNLEGIVKKLGEQGVTIYSTGGTQKFIEDLGVSCVAVESLTDYPSILGGRVKTLHPKVFGGILARRDNPQDLEQLKQYAIPEIDLVIVDLYPFEETVKSTTEEQAIIEKIDIGGPSLIRAAGKNYKDIVVIGSKDQYADLENILASQGGATTLEDRRRFAAKAFEVVAHYDAVIANWWMRDEAAPAYFQTSVPQGQVMRYGENPHQQATFYGDLSEIFNKLHGKELSYNNLVDVDAACQLIAEFTDTTFAVIKHTNVCGIASRATLVEAWVAALAGDKESAFGGVLVCNKQVDKATAASVSEIFFEILIAPGFDADALEVLQSKKNRILLQQRQPVKTTKMFKNVLNGVLEQGIDKGNFEKWEEVGAQPSTAAQRGDLEFANLVCKHLKSNAIALVKDKQLIGKGCGQTSRIDALRHAIEKAGQFSFDLKGAVMASDAFFPFNDCVSIAHDAGITAVIQPGGSIRDADSITFTKEHGMAMVITGMRHFRH; encoded by the coding sequence ATGCAAAAGCAAATCAAATCCGCATTGATCTCCGTTTTCTATAAAGATAACCTGGAGGGCATTGTGAAGAAATTAGGTGAGCAGGGTGTAACTATTTACTCTACCGGCGGCACCCAGAAATTTATTGAAGACCTGGGCGTATCCTGCGTAGCGGTGGAATCCCTCACAGACTATCCTTCCATCCTGGGCGGACGTGTGAAGACCCTGCATCCTAAAGTGTTTGGTGGCATCCTGGCCCGTCGCGACAACCCGCAGGACCTGGAGCAGCTCAAGCAATACGCGATCCCTGAAATAGACCTGGTGATCGTAGACCTCTACCCGTTTGAAGAAACCGTGAAGAGCACTACAGAAGAACAGGCCATCATTGAAAAGATAGACATTGGCGGCCCCTCCCTGATCCGCGCCGCCGGCAAAAACTATAAAGACATAGTGGTGATTGGCTCCAAGGATCAATACGCAGACCTGGAAAACATACTGGCTAGCCAGGGCGGCGCTACCACCCTGGAAGACCGCCGCCGGTTTGCCGCAAAAGCATTTGAAGTGGTTGCCCACTACGATGCGGTGATTGCCAACTGGTGGATGAGGGACGAAGCTGCACCCGCTTACTTCCAGACCTCTGTACCCCAGGGCCAGGTAATGCGCTACGGCGAAAACCCGCACCAGCAGGCCACTTTCTATGGCGACCTGTCTGAGATCTTCAATAAGCTGCATGGCAAGGAACTGTCTTACAACAACCTGGTGGACGTGGACGCTGCCTGCCAGCTGATCGCAGAATTTACAGATACCACCTTTGCCGTGATCAAACATACCAACGTGTGCGGCATTGCCTCCCGCGCTACCCTGGTGGAAGCCTGGGTGGCCGCACTGGCCGGCGACAAGGAAAGCGCCTTTGGCGGGGTACTGGTGTGCAATAAACAAGTAGATAAAGCTACCGCTGCTTCCGTAAGCGAGATCTTCTTCGAGATACTCATTGCACCCGGCTTTGATGCTGATGCACTGGAAGTACTGCAGTCTAAAAAGAACCGCATCCTGCTGCAACAGCGGCAGCCGGTAAAGACCACCAAGATGTTCAAGAATGTACTGAATGGTGTGCTGGAACAGGGGATAGATAAGGGCAACTTTGAGAAATGGGAAGAAGTAGGTGCACAGCCGTCTACCGCTGCCCAGCGTGGTGACCTGGAGTTTGCCAACCTGGTGTGCAAACACCTGAAATCAAACGCCATAGCCCTGGTAAAAGATAAACAACTGATTGGTAAGGGCTGTGGCCAGACCTCCCGCATTGATGCCCTGCGCCATGCCATTGAAAAGGCCGGCCAGTTCAGCTTTGACCTGAAAGGTGCGGTGATGGCTTCCGATGCCTTCTTCCCCTTCAATGACTGTGTGAGCATTGCCCACGATGCCGGCATCACCGCGGTGATCCAGCCCGGGGGCTCCATCCGCGATGCAGATTCCATCACCTTTACCAAGGAACATGGTATGGCGATGGTGATCACTGGTATGCGCCACTTCCGTCACTAA